A stretch of Carnobacteriaceae bacterium zg-C25 DNA encodes these proteins:
- a CDS encoding ABC transporter ATP-binding protein, producing the protein MSVIKKLGWFFKLEWKRYLIGVISLILVSVLNLIPPMMMGNVIDHIAIGDLTTGQLVQNVAMLVAAAFSMYALRFIWRQFIIGTSNKLGRLLRSRLFKQFTKMSPSFFQKHRTGDLMAHATNDVRVVNMLAGPGVMSAVDASVTALVTLMTMFFGLSWQLTLLAILPLPIMTVLTTFVSRRSYKSVLESQEMFSQLNNKVQENISGIKVIKSFGYQHSEMADFEKVNDAAYMTNMKMTRYQALYDPVTGVCIAASYAITLWFGGYLISQNQLTLGNMITFVTYLDMLVWPLKAWSFLVNMIQRGNVAYERIENLLSQESDVFNEADTHMTFDHADLVYAIDSFQYDHSETLRDIHFTLFSGQTLGIVGPTGSGKTTLIKLLLREFDVTNGSITFGGSDIKTMSLNALRSHIGYVPQDQMLFATSILENIRFANPEYSIEDVKQAARLSCVANDIESMNDQYNTIIGERGVSLSGGQKQRIAIARALIMNPPVLILDDSLSAVDAKTEHIIVDNLKSSRKDKTTIITAHRLSAVNHADLILVVDNGQIVERGTHDELIAQGGWYATTYQSQQLESEEVL; encoded by the coding sequence ATGTCGGTTATCAAAAAACTCGGATGGTTTTTTAAATTAGAATGGAAACGTTATTTAATCGGAGTTATATCTTTAATACTCGTCAGTGTGTTAAATTTAATTCCACCAATGATGATGGGAAATGTCATCGACCACATTGCAATAGGCGATTTAACGACAGGTCAACTTGTCCAAAATGTTGCAATGTTAGTAGCAGCTGCTTTTTCGATGTACGCACTCCGATTTATTTGGCGTCAATTCATTATTGGAACCTCAAATAAATTAGGACGATTATTACGTTCTCGCTTATTTAAACAATTTACAAAAATGTCACCGTCATTTTTTCAAAAACATCGAACAGGTGATTTGATGGCACACGCAACAAATGACGTTCGTGTCGTGAATATGTTAGCCGGACCCGGTGTTATGTCCGCGGTTGATGCATCGGTTACCGCGTTAGTAACCTTAATGACAATGTTTTTTGGATTGTCATGGCAATTAACGCTATTAGCCATTTTGCCACTACCAATTATGACCGTATTAACAACTTTTGTGAGTCGTCGTTCATATAAAAGTGTATTGGAATCGCAAGAAATGTTTTCGCAATTAAACAATAAAGTGCAAGAAAATATTTCGGGTATTAAAGTTATTAAATCATTTGGATACCAACACAGTGAGATGGCAGATTTTGAAAAAGTCAATGACGCAGCATACATGACAAATATGAAAATGACGCGTTATCAAGCACTATATGATCCAGTAACAGGTGTTTGTATTGCGGCAAGTTACGCGATTACGTTATGGTTTGGTGGTTATCTCATTTCTCAAAATCAATTAACGTTAGGGAATATGATTACTTTTGTAACGTATTTGGATATGTTAGTTTGGCCACTAAAAGCGTGGAGTTTTTTAGTGAATATGATTCAACGTGGGAACGTGGCGTATGAACGCATTGAAAATTTATTATCCCAAGAAAGCGATGTGTTTAATGAAGCAGATACTCACATGACGTTTGATCATGCCGATTTAGTTTACGCTATTGATAGTTTTCAATACGACCATTCAGAAACATTGCGCGATATTCACTTTACACTGTTTAGCGGTCAAACGTTAGGCATTGTCGGTCCAACGGGAAGCGGTAAAACAACACTTATCAAATTACTGCTTCGTGAGTTTGATGTGACGAACGGGAGTATCACATTTGGCGGTAGCGATATTAAAACGATGAGTTTGAACGCTTTGAGAAGTCATATCGGCTACGTGCCACAAGATCAAATGCTGTTTGCGACGTCTATTTTGGAAAACATCCGTTTTGCTAATCCCGAATACTCGATTGAAGATGTTAAGCAGGCGGCGAGGTTGTCGTGTGTAGCAAACGACATTGAAAGCATGAACGACCAATACAACACCATTATTGGAGAGCGCGGGGTGTCTTTATCAGGGGGACAGAAACAACGCATTGCGATTGCGCGTGCCTTGATTATGAACCCGCCAGTGTTGATTTTAGACGATTCATTAAGTGCCGTTGATGCGAAAACAGAGCACATTATTGTAGATAATTTAAAATCCAGTCGAAAAGATAAAACGACCATCATTACGGCACATCGTTTAAGTGCGGTAAATCATGCTGACTTAATTTTAGTCGTGGATAACGGTCAAATTGTAGAACGTGGTACTCACGATGAATTGATTGCTCAAGGTGGCTGGTATGCAACAACGTATCAATCACAACAGTTAGAAAGCGAGGAGGTTTTATGA
- the typA gene encoding translational GTPase TypA has product MKKREDIRNVAIIAHVDHGKTTLVNELLKQSHTLDARANIEDRAMDSNDIEKERGITILAKNTAVQYHDTRINIMDTPGHADFGGEVERIMKMVDGVVLVVDAYEGTMPQTRFVLKKALEQHLTPIVVVNKIDKDTARPAEVVDEVLELFIELGADDDQLEFPIIYASAIGGTSSLSDNPVDQEPTMDHIFNTIIEHIPAPVDNSAEPLQFQVSLLDYNDYVGRIGIGRVFRGTIKVGDSVSVLKIDGSTKNFRVTKLFGFFGLDRVEIQEAKAGDLIAVSGMEDIFVGETVTPVDVQEALPILHIDEPTLQMTFLTNNSPFAGREGKHVTSRKIEERLLAELQTDVSLRVDPTDSPDAWIVSGRGELHLAILIETMRREGYELQVSRPEVIIREVDGVRCEPYERVQIDSPEEYMGSIIETLSLRKGEMQEMVHTGNGQIRLIFLVPARGLIGYSTEFLSMTRGYGILNHTFDCYLPEIKAKIGGRHNGALVATESGKATTYAIMGVEDRGVIFVEPGTEVYEGMVVGEHSRENDLAVNVTRAKQMTNIRSATKDQTAVIKRPRILSLEESIEFMSDDEYCEVTPESIRLRKQILDKGERDRVAKRKKKAEESAQ; this is encoded by the coding sequence ATGAAAAAAAGAGAAGATATTCGTAACGTAGCGATTATTGCGCACGTTGACCACGGAAAAACGACATTAGTCAATGAGTTATTGAAACAATCGCACACGTTAGATGCGCGCGCAAATATTGAAGATCGTGCGATGGACTCAAATGATATTGAAAAAGAGCGCGGTATTACGATTTTAGCTAAAAATACAGCAGTACAATACCACGATACACGTATTAACATCATGGATACACCAGGACACGCTGACTTCGGTGGAGAAGTAGAGCGTATCATGAAAATGGTAGACGGTGTTGTTTTAGTTGTCGATGCGTATGAAGGTACAATGCCACAAACACGTTTTGTGTTGAAAAAAGCGTTAGAGCAACATTTAACACCTATTGTTGTGGTAAATAAAATTGATAAAGATACAGCACGTCCAGCAGAAGTTGTGGATGAAGTGTTAGAGTTATTTATCGAATTAGGTGCAGATGACGATCAATTAGAGTTCCCGATTATTTACGCTTCAGCTATTGGTGGAACATCTAGTTTATCGGATAACCCAGTTGATCAAGAGCCAACAATGGATCATATTTTTAATACGATTATTGAACATATTCCAGCACCTGTTGACAATAGTGCTGAACCGTTACAATTCCAAGTGTCTTTATTAGATTATAACGATTATGTTGGTCGTATTGGTATTGGACGTGTGTTTAGAGGGACAATTAAAGTTGGAGATTCCGTTTCCGTATTAAAAATTGACGGATCAACGAAAAACTTCCGTGTGACGAAATTATTCGGCTTCTTTGGTTTGGATCGTGTTGAAATTCAAGAAGCAAAAGCGGGTGATTTAATTGCCGTTTCTGGTATGGAAGATATTTTCGTTGGTGAAACGGTAACACCAGTAGACGTACAAGAAGCGTTACCAATTTTACATATTGATGAGCCAACTTTACAAATGACGTTTTTAACGAACAATTCGCCATTTGCTGGTCGTGAAGGAAAACACGTGACATCACGTAAAATTGAAGAACGTTTATTAGCCGAATTACAAACAGACGTTTCATTACGTGTTGATCCAACAGATTCGCCAGATGCATGGATTGTATCTGGACGTGGAGAGTTGCATTTAGCCATCTTAATTGAAACGATGCGTCGTGAAGGCTATGAATTACAAGTGTCTCGTCCCGAAGTGATTATTCGCGAAGTGGATGGTGTCCGTTGTGAACCATATGAGCGTGTTCAAATTGATTCGCCTGAAGAATACATGGGTTCAATCATTGAAACATTGAGCTTGCGTAAAGGTGAAATGCAAGAAATGGTACATACGGGTAATGGACAAATCCGTTTGATTTTCTTAGTGCCAGCGCGTGGGTTAATTGGTTATTCAACAGAATTTTTATCAATGACACGCGGATACGGTATTTTAAATCACACATTCGATTGCTACTTACCAGAAATTAAAGCTAAAATTGGTGGACGCCATAACGGTGCGTTAGTTGCGACTGAATCAGGAAAAGCAACAACGTATGCAATTATGGGTGTTGAAGATCGTGGTGTTATTTTTGTGGAGCCGGGAACAGAAGTGTACGAAGGTATGGTTGTTGGTGAACATTCTCGTGAAAATGACCTAGCCGTAAATGTGACACGTGCAAAACAAATGACAAATATCCGTTCAGCAACAAAAGACCAAACAGCAGTTATTAAACGTCCACGCATTTTATCATTAGAAGAGTCTATTGAATTTATGAGTGACGATGAATACTGTGAAGTAACACCAGAAAGCATTCGTTTAAGAAAACAAATTTTAGATAAAGGCGAACGCGATCGCGTTGCTAAACGTAAGAAAAAAGCTGAAGAAAGTGCACAATAA
- a CDS encoding family 20 glycosylhydrolase, which yields MSKIRKVFFVLVTCLAMVGATVLPRTVINAQGDTTTQEDAGYMKVYSVDAGRKYFSVDQIKQIIDKIATLGFSHLQLLFGNDGLRLVLDDLSVSAGGEEYSHERVKTAIENGNRRYYDDPNGNALTQAQMEEILAHAQSRGIKVIPGLNSPGHMDTILNAMEELGITNTRVVNGSKTSKTTVELENTKAVEFTRALISRYVAFFNGKAEFFNLGADEYANDTGSGFAYLQSRRTKDYQKYKYTLFIDYINSIAQVIKDNGMKPVAFNDGIYYKSTDRFGTFDSDIIVAYWIAGWNGYDVAKPFYLNRKGHKLLNTNDGWYYVVGLDEYTDSTHNNPYTGPKAHERLPRIQFTGLPGGRGEPVLGAIVCMWADYPSNTYDASVPFAFLDKYAQQHNQYFNRRYITEYVTTDGVEIEPSTINDEKQSAKTFDDYEFVSSEDTEFGIKYKYAKKLTTKYVDVNDEELEVVKQREFATNKEFPGYTFVETRLGEEVTTHVYYKNKTTKFVDEQNADVDTQVVGREFAAQKDIDGYTFVETTVADDVTTHVYYKNKTTKFVDEQNADVDTQVVGREFAAQKDIDGYTFVETTVADDVTTHVYYKNKTTKFVDEQNADIDTQVVGREFADKKVIDGYTFVETTVADDVTTHRYEVVTDKVLSNTPTDVSVMGTSVSLKDATALVVEPKTLANVTNEYNAYDITLVNEKGDVVQPSAPVRVVLPATKEVDGVFYINGDNKEAIPFTREGNTVVFEVEHFSVYAVVYKAEASTTMPTPPTEKPTPPTDEMANTTTQPTNNMTNMPTPPTSEMANTSKQPTNNMTNMSTSSTDNMTNMQTQSNEQKDTSKMMLLPETGTAANDYLFIGVAFVILSGIVWQVRAKKDEMK from the coding sequence ATGAGTAAAATTAGAAAAGTCTTTTTTGTACTAGTAACGTGTTTGGCAATGGTAGGTGCTACAGTATTACCAAGAACGGTAATCAATGCACAAGGCGATACAACAACACAGGAAGATGCGGGCTACATGAAAGTGTATTCTGTTGATGCCGGACGTAAATATTTTTCAGTCGATCAAATTAAACAGATTATTGATAAAATCGCTACGCTCGGATTTTCACATTTGCAATTATTATTCGGTAATGACGGATTACGTCTTGTGTTAGATGATTTATCAGTGAGTGCAGGTGGCGAAGAATATAGCCACGAACGTGTTAAAACAGCCATTGAAAATGGAAATAGACGTTACTACGACGATCCAAACGGTAACGCTTTAACACAAGCACAAATGGAAGAAATTTTAGCACATGCACAATCACGTGGCATTAAAGTGATTCCTGGTTTAAACTCTCCAGGACATATGGATACCATTTTAAATGCAATGGAAGAGTTGGGTATTACAAATACGCGTGTTGTTAATGGTTCTAAAACGTCTAAAACAACGGTTGAATTAGAAAATACGAAAGCCGTAGAATTTACAAGAGCGTTGATTAGTCGTTACGTAGCGTTCTTTAACGGCAAAGCAGAATTCTTTAACCTTGGTGCAGACGAATACGCTAACGATACAGGTTCAGGTTTTGCTTATTTACAATCACGTCGAACAAAAGATTATCAAAAATATAAATATACATTGTTTATCGATTATATTAATAGTATTGCTCAAGTGATTAAAGACAATGGTATGAAACCAGTGGCGTTTAACGATGGAATTTACTATAAATCTACTGATCGTTTCGGGACATTTGATTCAGACATTATTGTAGCTTACTGGATTGCTGGATGGAACGGCTATGATGTGGCTAAACCATTCTATTTAAATAGAAAAGGTCATAAATTATTAAATACAAATGATGGTTGGTACTATGTTGTCGGTTTAGATGAGTATACAGACAGCACACACAATAACCCATATACTGGACCTAAAGCGCATGAGCGTTTACCAAGAATCCAATTTACTGGATTACCAGGTGGTCGTGGTGAACCCGTATTAGGGGCAATCGTTTGTATGTGGGCGGATTACCCATCAAACACTTACGATGCAAGTGTACCATTTGCCTTTTTAGATAAATATGCGCAACAACATAATCAATATTTCAACCGTCGTTACATTACAGAATATGTAACAACTGACGGTGTAGAAATTGAACCATCTACGATTAACGATGAAAAACAATCAGCAAAAACATTTGATGATTATGAATTTGTAAGTAGTGAAGACACTGAATTCGGTATAAAATACAAATACGCTAAAAAATTAACAACTAAATATGTTGATGTAAACGATGAAGAACTTGAAGTTGTTAAACAACGTGAATTTGCTACAAATAAAGAGTTCCCAGGGTATACATTTGTTGAAACAAGACTTGGAGAAGAAGTGACAACACATGTTTACTACAAAAATAAAACAACAAAATTTGTAGACGAACAAAACGCAGATGTTGATACACAAGTAGTGGGTCGTGAATTTGCAGCTCAAAAAGATATCGATGGTTACACATTTGTAGAAACAACAGTTGCCGATGATGTGACAACACATGTTTACTACAAAAATAAAACAACAAAATTTGTAGACGAACAAAACGCAGACGTTGATACACAAGTTGTAGGTCGTGAATTTGCAGCTCAAAAAGATATTGACGGTTACACATTTGTAGAAACAACAGTTGCCGATGATGTGACAACACATGTTTACTACAAAAACAAAACAACAAAATTTGTAGATGAACAAAACGCAGATATTGATACACAAGTAGTGGGTCGTGAATTTGCAGATAAAAAAGTGATTGATGGTTATACATTCGTAGAAACAACAGTCGCAGATGATGTAACCACACACCGTTATGAAGTTGTAACCGATAAAGTGTTAAGCAACACTCCAACCGACGTTAGCGTTATGGGAACAAGCGTATCATTAAAAGATGCAACAGCATTAGTTGTTGAGCCAAAAACATTAGCTAATGTAACAAACGAGTATAATGCATACGACATTACATTAGTTAACGAAAAAGGTGATGTGGTACAACCAAGTGCACCTGTTCGTGTTGTGTTACCAGCTACAAAAGAAGTAGACGGTGTATTCTATATTAACGGTGACAATAAAGAAGCGATTCCTTTCACACGTGAAGGCAATACAGTTGTATTTGAAGTAGAACACTTTAGTGTGTATGCGGTTGTTTATAAAGCAGAGGCATCTACAACAATGCCAACGCCACCAACAGAAAAACCAACACCACCAACAGATGAAATGGCAAATACAACAACACAACCAACAAATAACATGACAAATATGCCAACACCGCCAACAAGCGAAATGGCAAATACGTCAAAACAACCAACAAATAACATGACAAATATGTCAACATCATCAACAGATAACATGACAAATATGCAAACACAATCAAATGAACAAAAAGATACATCAAAAATGATGTTGTTACCAGAAACTGGAACAGCAGCAAATGATTACCTGTTCATCGGTGTAGCGTTTGTGATTTTAAGTGGTATCGTATGGCAAGTACGTGCTAAAAAAGATGAAATGAAATAG
- a CDS encoding YihY/virulence factor BrkB family protein, giving the protein MKKIIHFTKYFSLKLKTSNSSFAATFLAYHLILSFIPLLVFLLQMLSFVAPGFDQLILKTLNTLPKDIQQVFSTVVENVFHVSSSLSIVALFSALWIGSQGFLGLTLTLNSIFEIPSNDKIDFFKKIPFFDRIFSVFYTIAFLVVMASLLIFNIFTNEIISLIQNISEQFGTPLLKDLSDGLIFMMSLILPFLLSIGVFMFFYKFSSIFYKHHYMPFDALFIGSLVVTIAIFLLSLFYKISNALFSSGGNPVYGSLGSVMVAFVWLMTVCQCIVLGGVFIKTYIDVVKHKKTYTQLLLEPLAKQQR; this is encoded by the coding sequence ATGAAAAAAATCATTCATTTTACAAAATATTTTTCATTAAAACTAAAGACGAGTAATTCATCGTTCGCCGCTACCTTTTTGGCGTATCATCTTATCTTGTCATTTATTCCATTACTTGTCTTTTTACTTCAAATGCTTTCATTTGTTGCGCCTGGATTCGATCAACTGATTTTGAAAACGTTAAATACATTACCTAAAGATATTCAGCAAGTTTTCTCAACTGTTGTCGAAAATGTTTTTCACGTATCGTCCTCATTGTCCATCGTTGCACTATTTTCTGCGCTTTGGATAGGATCACAAGGTTTTTTAGGCTTAACGCTTACATTAAATAGTATTTTTGAAATTCCATCGAACGATAAAATTGATTTTTTCAAAAAAATTCCTTTTTTCGATCGTATTTTCTCTGTTTTTTATACTATCGCCTTTTTAGTGGTAATGGCATCGTTACTCATTTTTAATATTTTTACTAACGAAATCATCTCCCTAATTCAAAACATTTCGGAACAGTTCGGTACACCGTTATTAAAAGATTTATCAGACGGTTTAATTTTTATGATGAGTTTAATACTTCCATTTTTATTATCGATTGGTGTGTTCATGTTCTTTTATAAATTTTCGAGCATTTTTTATAAGCATCACTACATGCCATTTGACGCGTTATTTATTGGATCCCTCGTTGTAACGATTGCGATTTTTTTACTATCTCTTTTCTACAAAATATCCAATGCACTCTTTTCAAGCGGTGGCAATCCCGTATACGGTTCTCTAGGTAGTGTGATGGTCGCTTTCGTTTGGTTAATGACAGTTTGTCAATGTATTGTTTTAGGTGGTGTATTCATTAAAACGTATATTGACGTCGTCAAACATAAAAAAACGTATACGCAATTACTTTTAGAACCGCTCGCCAAACAACAACGATAA
- the ung gene encoding uracil-DNA glycosylase has product MIHNWQAFIEQERLQPYYVKLMHEVNQRRILGNVFPPENQLFNAFDMTPLEQVKVVILGQDPYHQKGQANGLSFSVNKGVKLPPSLRNMFIELADDIGCDVSTHGDLTHWAKQGVLLLNTVLSVDEGKANSHKNLGWETFTDNAIRLLNEQERSIVFVLWGAQAQKKQTLITNSKHYIVQSPHPSPLSSYRGFFGSRPYSTVNHYLIASNQQPIDWAIKEN; this is encoded by the coding sequence ATGATTCATAATTGGCAAGCGTTTATCGAACAGGAACGTCTGCAACCCTACTATGTGAAATTAATGCATGAAGTCAATCAGCGACGAATACTCGGGAATGTTTTTCCCCCTGAAAATCAACTGTTTAACGCTTTTGACATGACGCCGCTAGAACAGGTTAAAGTGGTGATTCTTGGGCAAGATCCATATCATCAAAAAGGACAAGCCAATGGATTAAGTTTTTCAGTGAATAAAGGCGTTAAGTTGCCCCCTTCTTTACGCAATATGTTTATCGAATTGGCCGATGATATTGGTTGCGATGTGTCAACGCATGGCGATTTAACGCATTGGGCAAAACAAGGGGTGCTTTTGTTGAATACCGTCTTGAGCGTGGATGAAGGCAAGGCGAACAGTCACAAAAACTTAGGTTGGGAGACGTTTACGGATAATGCGATTCGTTTGTTAAATGAGCAAGAACGTTCGATTGTGTTTGTGTTGTGGGGTGCACAAGCACAGAAAAAACAAACGCTCATTACAAATTCAAAGCATTATATTGTGCAATCGCCGCACCCTAGTCCCTTATCAAGCTATCGTGGATTTTTTGGTAGTCGCCCTTATTCTACCGTTAATCATTATTTAATAGCGTCTAATCAACAACCGATCGATTGGGCAATAAAAGAGAACTAA
- a CDS encoding PTS glucose transporter subunit IIA produces the protein MFNLFKKKNDSSNDFTVKSPLSGRVVPLSDVNDPVFSGLLLGKGIAIDPSSKEVVSPVNGTVTTIFPTGHAVGLTSQSGIEVLIHIGMDTVQLNGEGFTAHVKEGDTVSVGQKLITVDLEFVKSSGYSTVTPVVVTNTANFVDVKSTLSQQVVSGDELLTIEK, from the coding sequence ATGTTTAATTTATTTAAAAAGAAAAATGATAGTAGCAATGACTTTACCGTAAAATCACCACTAAGTGGACGTGTAGTACCGCTAAGTGATGTGAACGATCCAGTATTTTCTGGGTTATTGTTAGGAAAAGGGATTGCCATTGACCCAAGTTCTAAAGAAGTCGTTTCTCCGGTTAATGGGACGGTAACGACTATTTTTCCAACTGGACACGCTGTAGGCTTGACGTCACAAAGTGGGATTGAAGTGTTAATTCATATTGGAATGGATACGGTTCAATTGAATGGAGAAGGTTTTACGGCACACGTTAAAGAAGGAGATACCGTTTCTGTTGGTCAAAAATTAATTACGGTAGATTTAGAATTTGTTAAATCATCAGGGTATTCAACCGTAACGCCAGTGGTTGTCACAAACACAGCTAATTTTGTTGATGTGAAATCAACACTTTCACAACAAGTCGTTTCTGGTGATGAATTATTGACAATTGAAAAATAA
- a CDS encoding histidine phosphatase family protein, whose translation MRKTIYLTRHGQTIFNVENRTQGSSDSPLTPLGIEQAQKVRDFFIEKGITFDAVYSSTQERACDTAEIMSGGMPYTRLKGLKEWDFGVFEAYPEHLKNGVRDPKKLSYEDSLVAFGGESRQSVGERMERALCEIAQSKGDTILAVSHGGAMWAFALTANIDRIPKPPYPNCCVMHLEYEDGQFYFIELIDVLNANVKYDILER comes from the coding sequence ATGAGAAAGACGATTTATTTGACGCGACACGGGCAGACGATTTTTAATGTTGAAAATCGCACGCAAGGTTCGAGTGATTCGCCGTTGACGCCTTTAGGTATTGAACAAGCGCAAAAAGTAAGAGATTTTTTTATTGAAAAAGGAATTACCTTTGATGCGGTATATAGTTCAACGCAAGAGCGTGCTTGTGATACGGCAGAAATTATGAGTGGCGGTATGCCGTATACGCGATTAAAAGGGTTGAAAGAGTGGGATTTTGGCGTATTTGAAGCATATCCCGAACATTTAAAAAATGGTGTTCGTGATCCGAAAAAATTGTCGTATGAAGATAGTTTAGTGGCTTTTGGTGGGGAATCTCGTCAAAGCGTTGGGGAACGTATGGAACGTGCGTTATGTGAAATTGCTCAAAGTAAAGGCGATACGATTTTAGCCGTATCACACGGTGGTGCGATGTGGGCGTTTGCTTTAACGGCTAATATTGATCGTATCCCTAAACCGCCATATCCAAATTGTTGTGTGATGCATTTAGAGTATGAAGATGGTCAATTTTATTTTATTGAATTAATTGATGTTTTAAATGCCAATGTGAAATATGACATTTTAGAAAGATAA
- a CDS encoding HAD family hydrolase codes for MSKILFLDVDGTMTNYSGEIPESTGKAIKLARQNGHKVYACTGRSRAEMPDRIWNMGIDGMIGGNGSYIEHHGKVLFHQTLTKEQCQRVVDWLHERGLEFYLEANSGLYASENFKEKSQPVMREYERRKGRQPKEVHEIHGMIYDETNLYRDDVNKISFILSTYQDHLDSKAIFTDLVANTWGGAGEIALFGDLGVKGIDKAVAIYKLLDFLKADIKDTFAFGDAKIDIPMFDICEVAVAVASGGDEAKAAADYITDAVDDNGIYNAFQHFNLI; via the coding sequence TTGAGTAAAATTTTATTTTTAGATGTTGATGGAACGATGACCAATTATTCTGGTGAAATTCCAGAATCTACGGGTAAAGCCATTAAATTGGCACGTCAAAATGGGCATAAGGTCTACGCTTGTACCGGACGAAGTCGTGCTGAAATGCCGGATCGTATTTGGAATATGGGGATTGATGGCATGATTGGCGGGAATGGTAGTTATATTGAACATCATGGCAAAGTGCTTTTTCACCAAACGTTAACAAAGGAACAATGCCAACGCGTTGTCGATTGGTTACATGAGCGTGGTTTAGAGTTTTACCTTGAAGCCAATAGTGGCTTATATGCCAGTGAAAACTTTAAAGAAAAATCGCAACCTGTCATGCGTGAATACGAACGTCGTAAAGGTAGACAACCGAAAGAAGTGCATGAGATTCACGGAATGATTTATGATGAAACAAACCTTTATCGTGATGATGTGAATAAAATTAGTTTTATTTTAAGCACTTATCAAGACCATTTAGACTCAAAAGCAATATTCACTGATTTAGTCGCTAATACGTGGGGTGGCGCTGGAGAAATTGCGTTGTTTGGAGATTTGGGTGTCAAAGGGATTGATAAGGCAGTGGCGATTTATAAATTATTAGATTTTTTAAAAGCGGATATTAAAGATACGTTTGCATTTGGAGATGCAAAAATTGATATTCCAATGTTTGACATTTGTGAAGTTGCCGTTGCTGTAGCTAGTGGCGGTGATGAAGCTAAAGCGGCAGCAGATTACATTACCGATGCCGTAGATGATAATGGTATTTACAATGCGTTTCAGCATTTTAATTTAATTTGA